One stretch of Passer domesticus isolate bPasDom1 chromosome 2, bPasDom1.hap1, whole genome shotgun sequence DNA includes these proteins:
- the CCDC82 gene encoding coiled-coil domain-containing protein 82 isoform X2, producing the protein MGVETAVKRYETRNKTAGTGLASPRSRVDWRRTRRALILLDSSDESSATSEEEEEEESATSESEISEEDPTAVEGSAADLGEKDRRGEVAEDGDDERVVPGRRKRLSTSVMYDSDESEGSDILVRKVSAKRRCIMDDDESSEEQQPEKTCPAENVSTSRKQKVLAKLKELVRQSAVRRSCSSANCEDSNSEAAMEEEPFCQLPLTPSEGSETDGDSLKDFVVEAEEDDDGDDIENTEHVKNENQPHQKQRNPSNSELLAHYIPQLSRCDHYEHFKRIVKAFLINAIDDTFLSSLYDGTRRKKYAQDMLLSLHYLDDRFIQPRLENLICRSRWKDRYKERVDCYPDVRISLQNAENMSCQACELKRWCKFNVLLSGRLYDSKTLDVDDFMSGDKQVKFVQHWVAKFTNSVPALPLALGRSTCTPTVLVCSRFKH; encoded by the exons ATGGGGGTAGAAACAGCTGTCAAAAGATACGAAACGAGGAATAAGACAGCCGGGACAGGACTGGCGTCACCCAGGTCCCGAGTGGATTGGAGACGCACTAGAAGGGCGCTGATACTGCTTGACAGCAGTGACGAATCCTCAGCCAcctctgaggaggaggaggaggaggagtctGCCACATCCGAAAGTGAAATAAGTGAAGAAGACCCGACGGCTGTGGAGGGCAGTGCCGCAGATCTGGGGGAGAAAGACCGCCGTGGGGAAGTAGCAGAGGATGGTGACGATGAGCGCGTTGTGCCTGGCAGGCGTAAGAGGTTGAGCACCTCTGTCATGTATGACAGCGATGAAAGCGAGGGCAGCGACATACTTGTTAGAAAGGTTTCTGCCAAACGCCGCTGTATAATGGATGACGATGAGAGTTCTGAAGAACAGCAGCCTGAGAAAACGTGCCCTGCAGAGAATGTTTCTACTAGTAGGAAACAGAAAGTGCTTGCAAAATTGAAAGAACTTGTAAGACAAAGTGCAGTTCGGAGATCCTGCAGCAGTGCAAATTGTGAG gATTCTAATAGTGAAGCAGCAATGGAGGAGGAACCATTCTGTCAGTTGCCCCTCACACCATCAGAAGGCAGTGAAACTGATGGTGACAGCCTGAAAGATTTTGTAGTAGAGGCAGAGGAAGACGATGATGGTGATGACATTGAAAACACAGAGCATGTGAAGAATGAGAATCAGCCACATCAAAAGCAACGAAATCCATCAAACAGCGAGCTGCTGGCACACTACATCCCACAGT TATCTCGCTGTGATCATTATGAACACTTCAAAAGAATAGTAAAGGCTTTCCTCATAAATGCAATTGATGACACTTTTCTGAGCTCATTATATG ATGGAACAAGACGAAAGAAATATGCACAAGATATGCTGCTCTCACTTCATTATTTGGATGACCGCTTCATTCAGCCTCGTCTTGAGAACTTAATCTGTAGAAGTCGCTGGAAGGATCGATACAAG GAGCGTGTGGATTGTTACCCAGATGTTCGCATAAGCTtgcaaaatgcagaaaatatgtCTTGTCAGGCCTGTGAACTGAAGCGGTGGTGTAAGTTCAATGTGTTGCTCTCTGGAAGGCTTTATGATAGTAAAACTTTGGATGTGGATGACTTCATGTCAGGTGATAAACAG